A single genomic interval of Coturnix japonica isolate 7356 chromosome 14, Coturnix japonica 2.1, whole genome shotgun sequence harbors:
- the LOC107320546 gene encoding parvalbumin, thymic, translating into MAITDILSAKDIESALSSCQAEDSFNYKSFFSTVGLSSKTPDQIKKVFGILDQDKSGFIEEEELQLFLKNFSSSARVLTSAETKAFLAAGDTDGDGKIGVEEFQSLVKA; encoded by the exons ATGGCCATCACTGACATCCTTTCTGCTAAAGATATTGAATCTGCTCTCTCCAGCTGCCAGG CTGAGGATTCCTTCAATTACAAGTCTTTCTTCTCCACGGTTGGCTTATCCAGCAAAACTCCTGATCAGATCAAGAAAGTTTTTGGAATCCTTGATCAGGACAAGAGCGGCTTCATTGAAGAAGAAGAGCTTCA GCTGTTTCTGAAGAACTTCTCTTCAAGTGCCAGAGTCCTCACCTCTGCGGAGACCAAGGCTTTTCTAGCTGCAGGTGACACTGATGGCGACGGAAAAATTGGAGTAGAAG AATTCCAGTCTCTGGTGAAGGCATAA